In Streptomyces sp. RFCAC02, the following proteins share a genomic window:
- a CDS encoding class II fructose-bisphosphate aldolase, protein MTLAPGADLLEAARAAGRALPAFNVITLEHAEAVVAAAETARAPLLLQVSENAVAHRGGRLAPVAAALVALAEAAAVPLGLHLDHVTRPELLRQAPGAGFGSVMFDGSRLPWRENVAATAAAVAFGHAHGLLVESELGRVGGKPGDAHLPGARTDPAGAAAFVRATGVDALAVAVGSRHAMTERTAVLDHALIARLRAAVPVPLVLHGSSGVPDGELRRAVAAGIGKINFGTVLNAALTGAVRAHLAAVPPDRVDPRPWLADGRTAMTRAAVRLLGVLGTAGPPTPRGR, encoded by the coding sequence ATGACCCTCGCGCCCGGCGCGGACTTACTCGAGGCGGCGCGCGCGGCCGGGCGCGCGCTGCCCGCCTTCAACGTGATCACGCTGGAGCACGCCGAGGCCGTCGTCGCGGCGGCCGAGACGGCCCGCGCGCCGCTGCTGCTCCAGGTCTCCGAGAACGCGGTCGCCCACCGGGGCGGGCGGCTCGCGCCGGTGGCGGCGGCGCTCGTCGCGCTGGCGGAGGCGGCGGCCGTCCCGCTCGGGCTGCACCTGGATCATGTGACGCGCCCCGAGCTGCTGCGGCAGGCACCGGGGGCGGGCTTCGGCTCGGTCATGTTCGACGGGTCGCGGCTGCCGTGGCGGGAGAACGTCGCGGCGACCGCGGCGGCGGTGGCGTTCGGGCACGCGCACGGGCTGCTGGTGGAGTCGGAGCTGGGCCGGGTCGGCGGCAAGCCGGGGGACGCGCACCTGCCCGGCGCGCGGACCGATCCGGCGGGCGCCGCGGCGTTCGTCCGGGCCACGGGGGTGGACGCGCTGGCCGTGGCGGTCGGCAGCCGCCACGCGATGACCGAGCGCACCGCCGTACTCGACCACGCGCTGATCGCGCGGCTGCGGGCCGCGGTGCCCGTGCCGCTCGTGCTGCACGGCTCGTCGGGCGTGCCGGACGGGGAGCTGCGGCGGGCCGTGGCCGCCGGCATCGGGAAGATCAACTTCGGCACGGTGCTGAACGCCGCGCTCACCGGGGCCGTCCGGGCGCACCTGGCGGCCGTGCCGCCGGACCGGGTGGACCCGCGGCCGTGGCTCGCGGACGGGCGCACGGCCATGACGCGGGCGGCGGTCCGGCTGCTCGGCGTGCTGGGGACGGCGGGGCCGCCTACTCCTCGTGGTCGCTGA
- a CDS encoding flavin reductase family protein: MGPDDFRAAMARLAAGVVLVTAHDDEDGPRGAPAGMTATAFLSVSLDPPLVLVSVRTGSRMDELLERQPLWAAAVLGAGQRTTAARFAMKGRLSDRLLFQDVPHTLGGTTGAPLVKGALTALECRTEQRVPAGDHTLVIGRVLTALLPPPADGPLLYYRAGYRVLG; this comes from the coding sequence ATCGGTCCCGACGACTTCCGGGCGGCCATGGCGCGGCTGGCGGCGGGGGTGGTCCTGGTCACGGCGCACGACGACGAGGACGGCCCCCGCGGCGCCCCCGCCGGCATGACGGCGACGGCGTTCCTGTCCGTCTCGCTGGACCCGCCCCTGGTGCTCGTGAGCGTACGCACGGGCTCCCGCATGGACGAACTCCTCGAACGTCAGCCGCTGTGGGCCGCCGCCGTCCTCGGCGCCGGGCAGCGGACGACGGCGGCGCGGTTCGCGATGAAGGGACGGCTGAGCGACCGGCTGCTGTTCCAGGACGTGCCGCACACCCTCGGCGGGACGACGGGCGCGCCGCTCGTGAAGGGCGCCCTGACCGCGCTGGAGTGCCGTACCGAGCAGCGCGTCCCCGCCGGCGACCACACGCTGGTGATCGGCCGCGTCCTGACGGCGCTGCTGCCGCCGCCGGCCGACGGGCCGCTCCTCTACTACCGGGCCGGGTACCGGGTCCTCGGCTGA
- a CDS encoding pentapeptide repeat-containing protein — protein MTRGRGAPTVRRPRAPQFSLPEPRPFDGAGLEEDGDYDGLEFADLDLSDARARGAAFLDCAVRRCVLDRARLKRARFVDGVLEEVRGVGTDLGEATLRDVEVREARLGGVQLSGAVLTRVLVRGGKIEFLNLRQAVLTDVAFENCVLVEPDFAGARLERVSFTDCAVRDADLGAEALRDVDLRGTASLTLARGLDRLRGAVISPEQLIDLAPHLAAQLGIRVLAEGER, from the coding sequence ATGACGCGTGGACGGGGTGCTCCGACGGTGCGGCGGCCCAGGGCGCCGCAGTTCTCCCTGCCGGAGCCCCGGCCGTTCGACGGGGCCGGGCTGGAGGAGGACGGCGACTACGACGGGCTCGAATTCGCCGATCTCGACCTGAGCGACGCGCGGGCGCGCGGCGCGGCGTTCCTCGACTGCGCGGTGCGCCGCTGCGTGCTGGACCGGGCGCGGCTCAAGCGGGCGCGGTTCGTGGACGGCGTCCTGGAGGAGGTGCGCGGCGTCGGCACCGACCTGGGGGAGGCCACGCTGCGGGACGTGGAGGTGCGGGAGGCGCGGCTCGGGGGCGTGCAGCTCTCCGGGGCCGTCCTGACCCGCGTCCTGGTGCGCGGCGGGAAGATCGAGTTCCTGAACCTGCGGCAGGCCGTGCTGACCGACGTGGCGTTCGAGAACTGCGTCCTGGTCGAGCCGGACTTCGCCGGCGCGCGCCTGGAGCGGGTCTCGTTCACCGACTGCGCGGTGCGGGACGCGGATCTCGGCGCCGAGGCCCTGCGGGACGTGGACCTGCGCGGCACCGCGTCCCTGACGCTCGCGCGCGGCCTGGACCGGCTGCGGGGCGCGGTGATCAGCCCGGAGCAGCTCATCGACCTCGCGCCGCACCTGGCCGCCCAGCTCGGCATCCGCGTGCTGGCCGAGGGGGAACGCTGA
- a CDS encoding TerD family protein, whose amino-acid sequence MGVSLSKGGNVSLTKAAPGLTAVTVGLGWDVRTTTGVDFDLDASALGVNAAGKIVSDQHFIFYNNLRTPDGTIEHTGDNLTGQGEGDDEQIKVNLAGLPADVDKVVFPVSIHQADTRNQNFGQVRNAFIRVMNQSDGVEIARYDLTEDASTETAMVFGELYRNGAEWKFRAVGQGYASGLAGIAQDFGVNV is encoded by the coding sequence ATGGGTGTCAGCCTGTCCAAGGGCGGCAATGTCTCGCTGACCAAGGCAGCTCCCGGCCTGACGGCCGTCACTGTCGGCCTCGGGTGGGACGTGCGCACCACCACCGGCGTGGACTTCGACCTCGACGCGAGCGCCCTCGGCGTGAACGCGGCGGGCAAGATCGTCTCCGACCAGCACTTCATCTTCTACAACAACCTGCGCACGCCGGACGGCACCATCGAGCACACCGGTGACAACCTGACCGGCCAGGGCGAGGGCGACGACGAGCAGATCAAGGTCAACCTGGCCGGTCTGCCCGCCGACGTCGACAAGGTGGTCTTCCCCGTCTCCATCCACCAGGCGGACACGCGGAACCAGAACTTCGGCCAGGTCCGCAACGCGTTCATCCGCGTCATGAACCAGAGCGACGGCGTCGAGATCGCCCGCTACGACCTCACCGAGGACGCCTCCACCGAGACCGCGATGGTCTTCGGCGAGCTGTACCGGAACGGCGCGGAGTGGAAGTTCCGCGCGGTCGGCCAGGGCTACGCCTCGGGCCTCGCGGGCATCGCCCAGGACTTCGGCGTCAACGTCTGA
- the arfB gene encoding alternative ribosome rescue aminoacyl-tRNA hydrolase ArfB gives MEGMSGPYPIRGAVGLPESELRWRFSRSSGPGGQHVNTSDSQVELRFDLAATRALPQVWKERALERLAGRLRDGVLVVRASEHRSQWLNRDAAARRMAALLAEASAPPAPPRRERRTPRGVTERRLRAKHHRAEVKRGRGRQGGWD, from the coding sequence ATGGAGGGCATGTCCGGTCCCTACCCCATCCGTGGCGCGGTCGGTCTTCCCGAGTCCGAACTGCGGTGGCGGTTCTCGCGCTCCTCGGGACCCGGCGGCCAGCACGTGAACACCAGCGACAGCCAGGTCGAGCTGCGGTTCGACCTGGCGGCGACCCGCGCCCTCCCCCAGGTGTGGAAGGAGCGCGCCCTCGAACGCCTCGCGGGCCGTCTGCGGGACGGCGTGCTCGTCGTCCGCGCGAGCGAGCACCGCTCGCAGTGGCTCAACCGCGACGCGGCGGCCCGGCGCATGGCGGCGCTGCTGGCCGAGGCGTCCGCGCCGCCCGCGCCCCCGCGCCGTGAGCGCAGGACACCGCGCGGGGTCACGGAGCGCCGGCTGCGCGCCAAGCACCACCGCGCGGAGGTGAAGCGGGGCCGCGGCCGGCAGGGCGGCTGGGACTGA
- the cdgB gene encoding diguanylate cyclase CdgB: protein METETEPYVRLASLRELHQVVTQLSAARSMADTLQTIADGAVAALGFELASVNVVRPDGDLLVAAVAGNERAEAALAGRTGPREAWERRLAMGERWGELRFIPYTEGWVLDHDDVPQWHTTGPAPRYPDEWHPMDRLFAPLHASDGELLAVLEVDRPRNGRRPGPWGREALQLYATQAAIAISNARLRGNMQRALVRLEREQQALRASEESFRQAFEYAPSGMAIAEVGGDNPGRLIRVNDALCRLLGRPVAVLRRYSFADLVHPEDTGVLLRTSAEGGRAELRLARRDGSYVWVSVRNSVVADAADGPQVQLTHVEDIEERKRHELALAHRASHDALTGLPNSAELRARLGARVCEVPPERFAGRRAEGAAARAAEAFRGIGAAGGRPYDHRPYDHHEHVRSPEMPGGDGKGLAVLFCDLDGFKSINDRFGHGCGDAVLVEVARRLEQGVRDNDTVARLGGDEFVVLAEGLGPADASDLAVRLRSAIIPPIRVEGRLVRVGASFGIGWASCGMTTEEILESADQRMYVEKRSRSQGRRRAG, encoded by the coding sequence ATGGAAACGGAGACCGAGCCGTACGTGCGCCTCGCCTCACTGCGGGAGCTGCACCAGGTCGTCACCCAGTTGAGCGCCGCCCGCAGCATGGCGGACACCCTCCAGACCATCGCGGACGGCGCCGTCGCCGCGCTCGGGTTCGAGCTGGCATCCGTCAACGTCGTCCGGCCCGACGGCGATCTCCTGGTGGCCGCCGTCGCCGGCAACGAGCGCGCCGAGGCCGCCCTCGCCGGCCGCACCGGCCCCCGCGAGGCGTGGGAGCGCCGCCTCGCCATGGGGGAGCGCTGGGGCGAGCTGCGCTTCATCCCCTACACCGAGGGCTGGGTCCTCGACCACGACGACGTGCCGCAGTGGCACACCACCGGACCCGCCCCCCGTTACCCCGACGAGTGGCACCCCATGGACCGCCTCTTCGCGCCGCTGCACGCCTCCGACGGCGAACTGCTCGCCGTCCTTGAGGTCGACCGCCCCCGCAACGGCCGGCGCCCCGGACCCTGGGGCCGCGAGGCGCTCCAGCTCTACGCCACCCAGGCCGCCATCGCCATCAGCAACGCCCGCCTCCGCGGCAACATGCAGCGCGCCCTCGTCCGCCTCGAACGCGAGCAGCAGGCCCTGCGCGCCAGCGAGGAGAGCTTCCGGCAGGCGTTCGAGTACGCGCCGAGCGGCATGGCCATCGCCGAGGTCGGCGGCGACAACCCCGGCCGCCTCATACGCGTGAACGACGCCCTGTGCCGCCTGCTGGGCCGCCCGGTCGCCGTGCTGCGGCGCTACAGCTTCGCCGACCTCGTCCACCCCGAGGACACCGGCGTCCTGCTGCGGACCTCGGCCGAGGGCGGCAGGGCCGAGCTGCGCCTCGCGCGCCGCGACGGCTCCTACGTGTGGGTCAGTGTGCGCAACTCGGTCGTCGCCGACGCGGCGGACGGGCCGCAGGTGCAGCTCACGCACGTCGAGGACATAGAGGAGCGCAAGCGCCACGAGCTGGCCCTCGCCCACCGCGCGAGCCATGACGCGCTCACGGGCCTGCCCAACAGCGCGGAGCTGCGTGCCCGCCTCGGCGCCCGCGTCTGCGAGGTGCCGCCCGAGCGGTTCGCCGGCCGCCGGGCCGAGGGGGCGGCGGCGCGCGCGGCGGAGGCGTTCCGCGGGATCGGCGCGGCGGGCGGGCGGCCGTACGACCACCGCCCGTACGACCACCACGAGCACGTCAGGTCCCCCGAGATGCCGGGCGGCGACGGCAAGGGGCTGGCCGTTCTCTTCTGCGATCTCGACGGTTTCAAGTCGATCAACGACCGGTTCGGTCACGGCTGCGGCGACGCGGTGCTCGTCGAGGTGGCCCGCCGCCTCGAACAGGGGGTGCGGGACAACGACACGGTCGCCCGGCTCGGCGGTGACGAGTTCGTCGTGCTCGCCGAGGGCCTCGGCCCGGCGGACGCCTCCGACCTGGCCGTGCGGCTGCGCAGCGCGATCATCCCGCCGATCCGGGTGGAGGGCCGCCTGGTGCGGGTGGGGGCGAGTTTCGGCATCGGGTGGGCGTCCTGCGGCATGACGACGGAGGAGATCCTGGAATCGGCCGACCAGCGCATGTACGTGGAGAAACGTTCCCGGTCGCAAGGCCGCCGGCGGGCGGGATGA
- the nagA gene encoding N-acetylglucosamine-6-phosphate deacetylase: protein MSSTTTPRRTVLTGAGVVRPEGVVPGGRVTVEGTRFAAGARDEPDGTEVLDLAGHWIVPGFVDQHVHGGGGASFSAGDADEALRVIRTHRAHGTTTMAASTVTGALDDLAAQAGVLSELVEQGDLAGLHFEGPFISPARRGAHDPALLREPGTAAVRRLLDAARGTAVMVTLAPELPGGLDAVRLLRDHGVTAAVGHTDASYELTRQAVDAGATVASHLFNAMPALGHRAPGPVAALLEDERVVVELVGDGAHLHPSVVSVAFRSAGPERVALITDAMGAAGMGDGRYPLGPLEVDVVDGVARLTEGGAIAGSTLTLDMAFRRAVTVNGLPVPDVSRALSGTPARVLGVADRTGSIEEGKDADLVVLTEETFEVAGVMRRGEWVVRP, encoded by the coding sequence ATGAGCAGCACCACCACGCCCCGGCGCACCGTCCTGACCGGCGCCGGCGTCGTCCGCCCCGAGGGCGTCGTGCCCGGCGGGCGCGTGACCGTCGAGGGCACCCGGTTCGCGGCCGGTGCCCGCGACGAACCCGACGGCACCGAGGTGCTCGACCTGGCGGGCCACTGGATCGTGCCCGGCTTCGTCGACCAGCACGTGCACGGCGGGGGCGGCGCCTCGTTCTCCGCGGGCGACGCCGACGAGGCCCTGCGGGTCATCCGCACCCACCGCGCGCACGGCACGACGACGATGGCCGCATCCACCGTGACCGGCGCCCTGGACGACCTCGCGGCACAGGCCGGCGTCCTGTCGGAACTGGTCGAGCAGGGCGACCTCGCCGGACTCCACTTCGAGGGGCCGTTCATCTCCCCCGCCCGGCGCGGCGCCCACGACCCGGCGCTGCTGCGCGAGCCCGGCACGGCCGCCGTCCGCCGCCTCCTCGACGCCGCGCGCGGCACCGCCGTCATGGTGACGCTGGCCCCCGAGCTTCCCGGCGGCCTCGACGCCGTGCGGCTCCTGCGCGACCACGGCGTCACCGCGGCCGTCGGGCACACCGACGCGTCGTACGAACTGACGCGGCAGGCCGTGGACGCGGGCGCGACCGTGGCGTCCCACCTCTTCAACGCCATGCCGGCGCTCGGGCACCGCGCGCCGGGTCCGGTGGCCGCGCTGCTGGAGGACGAGCGGGTCGTCGTGGAACTCGTCGGCGACGGCGCCCACCTCCATCCGTCGGTCGTGAGCGTCGCCTTCCGCTCCGCAGGACCGGAGCGGGTCGCGCTGATCACCGACGCGATGGGGGCCGCGGGCATGGGCGATGGCCGGTACCCGCTGGGGCCGCTCGAGGTCGACGTGGTGGACGGGGTGGCGCGGCTGACGGAGGGCGGCGCGATCGCCGGTTCGACGCTGACGCTCGACATGGCGTTCCGGCGGGCCGTGACGGTGAACGGGCTTCCCGTGCCGGACGTCTCGCGCGCGCTGTCCGGCACGCCGGCGCGGGTGCTCGGGGTGGCGGACCGCACGGGCTCCATCGAGGAGGGGAAGGACGCGGACCTCGTGGTGCTGACGGAGGAGACCTTCGAGGTGGCGGGCGTCATGCGGCGCGGGGAGTGGGTGGTGCGGCCATGA